In Blautia sp. SC05B48, a single genomic region encodes these proteins:
- a CDS encoding ABC transporter permease, producing the protein MWGETKRMFFNKNFLAAWLIACISIAIGQTYPSLKKALTCGTFISILEGSLKSQAVSFAIPVAAVLPWSDSILQEYKSGFLKEILPRTTRRQYIEGKVFSIMVSGFMVWTLSILTVLFINFIVFYPLEIKGAIQKEALLDLLMKAFRTGLIGSIISTFGGSCGILWDSAYMAYGIPFVSFYFGIILHDRYFKNQIWFYPVEWILADENWGPDKIGVWLFLLLFLFVMLGILGGVLYGRLEEI; encoded by the coding sequence ATGTGGGGTGAAACAAAACGTATGTTTTTTAATAAGAATTTTCTGGCAGCATGGCTGATAGCCTGCATTTCCATAGCCATTGGACAGACTTATCCCAGCTTAAAAAAAGCACTGACATGTGGTACTTTTATCAGTATACTGGAAGGTTCCTTAAAAAGTCAGGCAGTATCTTTTGCCATTCCGGTAGCAGCCGTATTGCCATGGAGTGATTCCATTCTGCAAGAATATAAAAGTGGATTTTTAAAGGAGATACTTCCCAGAACGACTCGCAGACAGTATATCGAAGGTAAAGTTTTTTCCATTATGGTATCTGGTTTTATGGTCTGGACGTTATCTATACTAACGGTACTTTTTATCAATTTTATTGTGTTCTATCCGCTGGAGATAAAGGGTGCTATTCAGAAAGAAGCACTTCTGGACTTACTCATGAAGGCATTTCGGACAGGACTTATCGGAAGTATCATAAGTACTTTCGGTGGAAGCTGCGGGATTTTATGGGATTCTGCTTACATGGCATATGGAATCCCTTTTGTAAGCTTTTATTTCGGAATTATCCTTCATGACCGCTATTTTAAGAATCAGATATGGTTTTATCCAGTAGAATGGATACTGGCTGATGAAAATTGGGGACCGGACAAAATAGGAGTTTGGCTATTTCTACTGTTGTTTTTATTCGTAATGCTGGGAATTCTGGGAGGTGTTTTATATGGAAGATTGGAAGAAATCTGA
- a CDS encoding DUF6034 family protein — MRKNIKKFAGIVLCIGMFTGCAQTPDSSLVKPKGSKAVDAYTEADDVSGSKGEASESKNDDGSESKTTIRNLIDAPQNYKSHVEDDSAKLVVNTDASVEIPEVEKISAISVTAAEVTQELLDRITNAFFSEAKLYTMDSYYVKTKDEIKKTLDELKEDVATGNLDPYNYGTDDDGNYVYDIYEDIETWEQEYETAPEKKTLTEAKPVAGNFFDCIAQMPDDSQYYYITSYTGSDTLSVKIKKAANKGGEKIPEDAMWCDYGYSEEKEKPTEESIGLSLDEAKKLVKEKVEKMGITDLQFSNWNYAVCKSFEGDNSSGNFGNGYRIDYARTINGVPVTQTIADGGALEDMDSTMETWSYESLCFYVDKDGIESMTYSNPYTIGKIKTENLNLLSFSEVMKIYEKMMVVTNADNMQYENSRVYNIDRIVLGYARIYEPSTDAHTGILIPVWDFFGSMTSESEYNGETESNTSKDPNESFLTINAVDGSIIDRNLGY; from the coding sequence ATGAGAAAAAACATAAAAAAGTTTGCAGGAATAGTGCTTTGTATTGGAATGTTTACAGGATGCGCACAGACCCCGGATTCTTCTTTGGTAAAGCCGAAGGGGAGCAAGGCTGTAGATGCTTATACGGAAGCGGATGATGTTAGCGGTTCTAAAGGAGAAGCATCTGAAAGCAAGAACGATGACGGTTCAGAGTCAAAGACAACCATCAGGAATCTCATTGATGCTCCTCAAAATTATAAAAGCCATGTGGAAGATGACAGTGCCAAGCTCGTGGTAAATACAGATGCAAGCGTAGAAATTCCGGAAGTGGAAAAGATATCTGCTATTTCTGTCACTGCGGCAGAAGTTACCCAGGAGCTTCTAGACCGTATTACAAACGCATTCTTCTCAGAGGCAAAACTTTATACCATGGATAGTTATTATGTGAAGACAAAAGATGAAATTAAAAAAACTCTGGATGAACTAAAAGAAGACGTTGCAACCGGAAACCTGGATCCGTATAACTATGGAACAGATGATGATGGTAATTATGTCTATGATATCTATGAAGATATTGAGACATGGGAACAGGAATACGAAACTGCTCCGGAAAAGAAAACCCTGACAGAGGCAAAACCTGTTGCCGGAAATTTTTTCGATTGTATTGCACAGATGCCAGACGATTCACAATACTATTATATAACATCTTACACTGGCTCCGATACCTTGTCAGTCAAGATCAAGAAAGCAGCAAACAAGGGTGGGGAAAAAATACCGGAGGATGCAATGTGGTGTGATTACGGATATTCTGAAGAGAAAGAAAAACCCACAGAAGAATCTATAGGGCTGTCCCTGGATGAAGCAAAAAAACTTGTAAAGGAAAAAGTTGAAAAAATGGGCATCACAGATTTACAGTTTTCTAACTGGAATTACGCGGTGTGCAAAAGTTTTGAAGGCGATAATAGTTCAGGTAATTTTGGAAATGGATATAGAATTGACTATGCACGTACCATAAATGGTGTGCCGGTAACTCAGACAATTGCAGACGGTGGGGCATTGGAAGATATGGACAGCACAATGGAAACATGGTCTTATGAAAGTCTCTGTTTTTATGTCGATAAAGATGGCATAGAAAGCATGACTTATTCAAATCCCTACACAATTGGTAAAATAAAGACAGAGAATTTAAATCTTCTTTCATTCAGCGAGGTTATGAAAATTTATGAAAAAATGATGGTGGTAACAAACGCTGATAATATGCAATATGAAAATTCCAGGGTCTATAATATTGATCGGATCGTTCTTGGTTATGCCAGAATATATGAGCCGTCTACTGACGCACACACAGGTATTTTGATCCCCGTCTGGGATTTTTTCGGCAGCATGACTTCAGAAAGTGAATATAACGGAGAAACAGAATCAAATACCAGTAAAGATCCGAATGAAAGCTTCCTTACCATTAATGCCGTGGATGGCAGTATCATAGACCGGAATCTGGGTTACTGA
- a CDS encoding beta-N-acetylhexosaminidase has translation MNIVFSSDKKEYNTIKKGTEILLAENDGFNQNIELFVKFQDRPEILINKRKNQIHIICREISHYYRALNYAIYHMEEDEFQYQEHVCFERNGLMLDCSRNAVFTVEKVKFLIRTLAKLGMNVLMLYTEDTYEVEGQPYFGVYRGKYTKDEIKELDAYASMFGVELVPCIQTLAHLHNALKWPGMDKIRDSADILQPEKEETYQFIEKLLSSVKENFSTNRVHLGMDEAVMLGLGNYLKENGYKKGSLIIREHCNRVVDICRKLELKPMIWSDMYITANSTGGYYDLPENTDCSKWEKPKKDLGLVYWDYYHADTRTYEKMLDIHAQFSDNVIFAGGSWIWNGISPNYSKTYACTKAALSTCKKYNIKEVLCTAWMDNGAETPVDALLPGLVLFAHLDFHRDYDETILKQEFRNCTGGEFDDFMALDNFDSLFLNTKENKEAQNPSKYLLYQDPMLGIFDYHVKESGVNTKSYYQNIQKCMKECAKKTGKYQLLFSFYEKLAAVLADKADLGMCIKSAYDRSDRAALKDISQNVIPGIICNLTDMKSSREKIWMNDAKPFGYEILDIKIGGVITRLKSTGYRIDNYLNGNVLRLEELEEERLPYFTKGMDKRENLWNRIISGCDLNDTI, from the coding sequence ATGAACATTGTTTTTTCATCTGATAAGAAAGAATATAATACTATTAAAAAAGGTACTGAAATACTGCTGGCTGAAAATGACGGTTTCAACCAAAATATAGAATTGTTTGTTAAATTTCAGGACAGACCAGAAATATTGATCAATAAAAGAAAAAACCAGATTCATATCATCTGTCGGGAAATATCTCATTATTACCGCGCACTTAATTATGCCATATATCATATGGAAGAGGATGAATTTCAATATCAAGAGCATGTCTGTTTTGAAAGAAACGGTCTTATGCTGGATTGTTCCAGAAATGCTGTATTTACAGTTGAAAAGGTGAAATTCCTGATCAGGACACTGGCAAAACTTGGAATGAATGTACTTATGCTTTATACAGAAGATACCTATGAAGTAGAGGGGCAGCCTTATTTTGGAGTCTATCGCGGAAAATACACCAAGGACGAAATAAAAGAGCTGGATGCTTACGCTTCCATGTTTGGGGTAGAGCTTGTTCCGTGTATTCAGACCCTGGCTCATCTGCACAATGCGCTGAAGTGGCCGGGAATGGATAAGATTCGTGATTCTGCGGACATTCTCCAGCCTGAAAAAGAGGAAACTTATCAGTTTATTGAAAAGCTGCTCAGCTCAGTAAAGGAGAATTTTTCTACCAACAGGGTACATCTTGGAATGGATGAGGCTGTCATGCTGGGACTTGGAAATTATCTAAAAGAAAATGGATATAAAAAAGGGTCACTGATAATCAGGGAACATTGTAACAGAGTCGTAGATATTTGCAGAAAATTAGAATTAAAGCCTATGATATGGAGTGACATGTACATTACAGCAAATTCTACAGGCGGATACTATGATCTGCCCGAAAACACGGACTGCTCCAAATGGGAAAAACCGAAAAAAGATCTAGGATTAGTATATTGGGACTATTATCATGCTGATACCAGAACCTATGAAAAAATGCTGGATATCCATGCGCAGTTTTCGGATAACGTTATTTTTGCAGGAGGATCTTGGATTTGGAACGGAATTTCCCCCAATTATTCTAAGACCTATGCGTGTACCAAAGCAGCTCTTTCTACTTGTAAAAAATACAATATAAAAGAGGTGCTCTGTACAGCATGGATGGATAATGGTGCAGAAACCCCGGTGGATGCTTTGCTTCCGGGACTTGTACTTTTTGCACACCTTGATTTTCACAGAGACTATGACGAAACAATCCTTAAGCAGGAGTTCAGGAACTGCACAGGCGGAGAATTTGATGATTTTATGGCACTTGACAATTTTGATTCCTTATTCTTAAATACGAAAGAGAATAAAGAGGCTCAAAATCCTTCAAAATATCTGTTATACCAGGATCCAATGTTAGGCATTTTTGATTATCATGTGAAAGAATCAGGTGTCAATACAAAATCTTACTACCAAAACATACAGAAATGTATGAAGGAATGTGCAAAAAAAACAGGAAAATATCAGCTTTTATTTTCATTTTATGAAAAACTGGCGGCGGTATTAGCTGATAAAGCCGATTTGGGCATGTGTATAAAATCAGCATATGACAGATCGGACAGAGCAGCGTTGAAAGATATCAGTCAGAATGTTATTCCTGGAATCATCTGCAATCTGACAGATATGAAATCATCAAGAGAAAAAATCTGGATGAACGATGCAAAGCCATTTGGTTATGAGATCCTGGATATAAAAATCGGTGGCGTGATTACAAGACTTAAAAGTACAGGATACCGGATTGACAATTATCTGAATGGAAATGTGCTTCGTCTGGAAGAGCTGGAAGAGGAAAGACTTCCCTATTTTACCAAAGGAATGGACAAGCGGGAGAATTTATGGAATCGCATCATCAGTGGATGTGATTTGAATGATACGATCTGA
- a CDS encoding sensor histidine kinase produces the protein MTYNGTVYEFDVKKLRELCESKANMVDHGSNSDGHGPMVSQINGRTLLLFYYGNVNMGYQIVTYKDITDVIEKSHLLFFQTGGFTLSLIVVMGIILYLSLRKITAPLTSLREATLLVSEGIYDFKVPSEGNTELAQVGATFNFMTGKIKEQIESLSNINRTQKQLIGSLAHELKTPMTAIIGYADTLLTVRLTPERQEKALIYIENECRRLSRLSMKMLELTGLYEASEDSFNPAEIQVDNFLKEVKELIDCRLQEKNISLDVFCEPKKLVKKFDQDLMISVVTNLIDNAVKASRKESKIVLEATPDHLMVQDFGKGIPKEDLEMVTEPFYMVDKSRSRAKGSVGLGLSLCQKIIELHDFQLKIESNPGKGTTVSVFW, from the coding sequence ATGACCTATAATGGAACTGTTTATGAATTCGATGTAAAAAAGTTAAGAGAATTATGTGAAAGTAAGGCAAACATGGTGGATCATGGCAGCAACAGTGACGGTCATGGCCCTATGGTCAGTCAGATAAATGGAAGGACACTTTTGTTATTTTACTATGGCAATGTAAATATGGGATATCAGATTGTTACTTATAAAGATATAACAGATGTAATAGAAAAAAGTCATCTGCTGTTTTTTCAGACGGGTGGATTTACTTTATCTTTGATCGTGGTGATGGGAATTATCCTTTATTTGAGCCTTCGAAAAATCACAGCACCGCTTACAAGCCTAAGAGAAGCTACGCTTCTTGTTTCTGAAGGTATTTATGATTTTAAAGTACCGTCAGAGGGCAATACAGAACTTGCGCAGGTAGGTGCAACCTTTAATTTTATGACAGGTAAAATAAAAGAACAAATTGAAAGTCTTTCTAACATAAACCGGACACAAAAACAGCTTATTGGAAGTCTGGCTCATGAGCTGAAGACCCCAATGACTGCAATCATAGGCTATGCAGATACATTGCTTACTGTGCGCCTGACTCCGGAAAGGCAGGAGAAGGCTCTGATTTATATTGAAAATGAATGTCGCAGGCTTTCAAGACTTTCTATGAAAATGCTGGAATTAACCGGACTCTACGAAGCTTCGGAAGACTCATTCAATCCAGCTGAAATACAGGTGGATAACTTCCTGAAAGAAGTAAAAGAACTCATTGATTGCAGGCTTCAAGAAAAAAACATCTCTCTTGATGTATTTTGTGAACCAAAAAAATTGGTAAAGAAGTTTGATCAGGACTTAATGATAAGTGTAGTGACAAATCTAATTGATAATGCAGTCAAAGCTTCCAGGAAAGAATCTAAAATTGTGCTTGAGGCAACCCCAGACCATCTGATGGTTCAGGATTTTGGAAAGGGAATACCGAAAGAGGATCTGGAAATGGTGACGGAACCATTTTATATGGTAGACAAATCTCGTTCCAGGGCAAAAGGAAGTGTAGGGCTCGGTCTTTCTTTATGTCAGAAAATTATAGAACTGCACGATTTCCAACTGAAGATTGAAAGCAATCCGGGAAAAGGAACTACCGTCTCTGTTTTCTGGTAA
- a CDS encoding response regulator transcription factor, with translation MKARILVIEDEMSINDLLCMNLEIAGYETVGYLDGNEAYEAIIQDHAFQCALVDIMLPGRDGYSLLPKLKQYEIPVIFLTAKGDIASKIKGLKDGAEDYIVKPFEMLEVMVRLEKVLERNGTVQEQIQIGDVIIDTSSRTVTKMGMEIYLKPMEYNCLMVFAKNPNKALTRNQILQELWNEEFCGETRTVDAHVGRIRKKLGWQDKIKTIPRIGYRLEVDL, from the coding sequence ATGAAGGCAAGAATTCTTGTGATAGAAGACGAAATGTCAATCAATGACCTGCTATGTATGAATTTGGAGATTGCAGGGTATGAAACAGTAGGATATCTGGATGGAAATGAGGCATATGAAGCAATTATTCAAGATCATGCGTTTCAGTGTGCACTTGTAGATATCATGCTTCCCGGAAGAGACGGATATAGCCTGTTACCGAAACTGAAGCAGTATGAAATCCCCGTAATATTTCTTACCGCAAAGGGAGATATCGCGAGCAAGATAAAGGGATTAAAAGACGGTGCAGAAGATTATATTGTAAAACCATTTGAAATGCTGGAAGTGATGGTCCGTCTTGAAAAGGTACTGGAACGTAATGGCACTGTACAAGAACAGATTCAAATTGGTGATGTTATCATTGATACGTCTAGTCGTACTGTTACAAAAATGGGCATGGAAATCTATTTAAAGCCAATGGAATATAACTGCCTCATGGTGTTCGCCAAAAACCCGAACAAAGCACTGACCAGGAATCAGATTCTGCAGGAACTGTGGAATGAAGAGTTCTGCGGAGAAACAAGAACTGTGGATGCACATGTGGGTCGTATCAGGAAAAAGCTTGGCTGGCAGGATAAGATTAAAACAATTCCCAGAATCGGTTACAGACTTGAGGTGGATTTATGA